A window of the Isosphaera pallida ATCC 43644 genome harbors these coding sequences:
- a CDS encoding 1-deoxy-D-xylulose-5-phosphate reductoisomerase codes for MTVERRADSDPKGSARDRAALEEPACRPRSQPHGTRTRREDEPPTCPIRVVILGSTGSIGRSTLEVLSHDAQRDRRFELLGLAAGGNWAEAARQVREHRPRIVAMHDAQAAQRLEDALRTEGGPFPGRDLEIQAGPEAVANLAAHPQADRVISAIVGAAGLRATWAAVAAGKLVGLANKESLVVAGALLTDLARRTGATLLPVDSEHSAIFQALASGDTSEVKRVILTASGGPFRGRSAASLARVTPAEALRHPTWAMGPKITIDSATLMNKALEVIEARWLFDLAPEQIDVVVHPQSVVHSMVEFRDGSTLAQLSPPDMKLPIQYALSHPRRWEGPCRSIDWTQATTWTFEPPDREAFPCLDLGLRALRDGGTAPAALNAANEAAVSLFLEGTIGFNDIPRALSAVLDHHPYDPQPSLDRLWEVDAWARNEVLRKWIVSSTSSA; via the coding sequence ATGACCGTTGAGCGCCGGGCGGATTCCGACCCCAAGGGTTCCGCGAGGGATCGCGCCGCGTTGGAGGAACCCGCCTGTCGCCCTCGATCCCAGCCCCACGGAACCAGAACCCGACGGGAGGACGAACCGCCGACTTGTCCCATCCGGGTGGTGATTTTGGGTTCCACCGGCTCGATTGGCCGCAGCACCCTGGAGGTGTTGAGTCACGACGCGCAGCGCGACCGTCGGTTCGAGTTGCTGGGCCTGGCGGCGGGTGGTAACTGGGCCGAGGCGGCCCGCCAAGTCCGTGAACACCGGCCCCGAATCGTGGCGATGCATGATGCTCAGGCGGCCCAACGTCTAGAGGACGCGCTGCGAACCGAAGGGGGACCCTTTCCCGGGCGCGACCTGGAAATTCAGGCCGGTCCCGAGGCGGTGGCCAACCTCGCGGCCCACCCCCAGGCGGATCGAGTTATTTCAGCGATCGTAGGAGCCGCCGGTCTTCGCGCAACCTGGGCGGCGGTGGCCGCGGGTAAACTCGTCGGTCTGGCCAACAAGGAATCCCTGGTCGTCGCTGGGGCACTGTTGACCGACCTCGCGCGCCGTACCGGGGCGACCCTGCTGCCGGTGGACAGCGAACATTCGGCCATTTTCCAGGCGTTGGCCTCGGGAGACACCAGCGAGGTCAAACGAGTGATCCTGACCGCCTCGGGCGGTCCATTCCGGGGTCGCTCGGCCGCCTCGCTGGCCCGGGTGACCCCCGCCGAAGCCCTCCGCCATCCCACCTGGGCAATGGGCCCCAAGATCACCATCGACTCCGCCACCTTGATGAACAAAGCCTTGGAGGTCATCGAAGCCCGCTGGCTCTTCGACCTGGCCCCCGAACAAATCGACGTCGTGGTGCATCCCCAGAGCGTCGTTCACTCGATGGTCGAGTTCCGCGACGGCTCGACCCTAGCCCAACTTTCCCCTCCCGACATGAAGCTGCCGATCCAGTACGCGCTAAGCCACCCCAGACGCTGGGAAGGCCCCTGCCGCTCGATCGACTGGACCCAGGCGACCACCTGGACCTTCGAGCCGCCCGACCGTGAGGCCTTCCCCTGCCTGGACCTGGGGCTGCGGGCGCTACGCGATGGCGGCACCGCCCCCGCAGCGCTCAACGCCGCGAACGAGGCAGCCGTGAGCCTGTTCCTGGAAGGAACGATCGGCTTCAACGACATTCCCCGCGCGCTGAGCGCGGTTTTGGACCACCATCCCTACGATCCCCAACCCAGCCTCGATCGCTTGTGGGAAGTCGATGCCTGGGCCCGCAACGAGGTACTGCGCAAGTGGATAGTTTCATCAACGTCGTCGGCGTAA